The following is a genomic window from Oryzias latipes chromosome 12, ASM223467v1.
CATACTCTGTCATCCCTGTGCTTTACATGCTTATTTTCATTCTGGGCCTGTCTGGAAATGGAGTGGTCATATTCACTGTGTGGAGAGCCCAAGGCAAGCGTCGAGCCACTGACATCTACATCGGCAACCTGGCCCTGGCGGACCTCACCTTCGTGGTCACCCTGCCTCTGTGGGCTGTTTACACAGCCATGGGGTACCACTGGCCCTTTGGGACAGCCCTGTGCAAGATCAGCAGCTATGTGGTGCTCCTCAACATGTACGCCAGCGTCTTCTGCCTCACCTGCATGAGCTTCGACCGCTACTTGGCCATCGTCCACTCCCTGTCCAGAACCCAGCTCCGCACTCGTGGCCACATTCGAGGCTCTTTGATAGCCATCTGGCTGCTCTCCTGTCTGCTGGCTGCCCCGACTCTTCTCTTCCGTGCCACCAAGTACGACTTCGAAACCAACCGCACGTCTTGTGCCATGGACTTTAGCTTCGTGATGGCGACCAAGGAGCAGGAAAATGTGTGGGTTGCAGGGCTCAGCATCTCCTCCACAGCTTTTGGCTTCCTTCTCCCTTTTTTGGCGATGATGGTGTGCTACTGTTTCATCGGCTGCACCGTCACCCGCCACTTCAACACTCTGCGCAAAGAGGACCAGCGTAAGAAGAGATTGCTGAAGATCATCACCACGCTGGTGGTGGTGTTTGCCGCCTGCTGGATCCCCTTTCACCTCGTGAAGACCGCTGATGCCCTCTCCTACCTGGACCTGTTTCCCGTCACCTGCGACTTCCTGCGCTTCCTGCTGCTGGCTCACCCTTACTCCACCTGCCTGGCCTACATCAACAGCTGCCTGAACCCCTTCCTCTATGCCTTCTTTGACCTGCGCTTCAGGTCCCAGTGTCTGTGCCTGCTGAACCTGAAGAAGCTGATGCATGCCAGCTCGCCCAGCTCCCTGTCCTCCCAGAAGACAGAGGCTCAGTCTTTGGGCACAAAAGTGTGACTATGGCAGGGGCCCAGGGGCATTCTGGGAAAAAAGGTGAACAATGCAGAACCCAGCAGGTAAAGGGCAACTTTtgcagcaggggggggggctcgCTTGTAGATCACCTGAAGGCAGTTTGAGGATGTCACCTTCTGCTCTTGACTCGCTGGACTAAAAGGGAAGCTCATGGATTTTTGGGACAACACTCAAACCTACCGCCACTCCCCATCCCTAccgaccagaaaaaaaaaagaactgaacatGAGGAGTCATGTAAAATTTTGTGTTGAGAAAAACAAACGGAGCCACGCAATGATGAACTCTTCTCAGCTCTCATTTGTAGACTTTAAACTGAGCTGTGAGGTCATGAAGTCAACCAGCCGacgtttttttcttacatttgccacttcttgttttctttagaaAGCACTTGAGGTGTCGTATCCAGCAGACTGCCCCGCACCGCAGATCGAACCGGGGATATCTGCCTCACAGCTGACAGAGTTGTGTTGTGTGTAGGAAGGGTGTGCCAATCAGCAAGAGGTGTCGGAGTCAGATAAAAgacttgtaaaatgtgtgtgttggtgtgtgtgtgtgtgagaggaagagAGTGGATTGGGGATGGTTAGTAGTTCAAAAAGGGGGGGACCaaccagacagacagatggCAACTGACAAATGTTTTCAGGTTTGTTGAAGGTCTAATTAAAAGGTGACAGGTAGTGTAAAGGAACgactgatgtgtttttgtgtgtttggagTATCTCATTTGTTCCAACATGAAACATCTTGCGAATACACATTGTATATTTGTAATAAAAGAAATTGGTGCTTTGATGAAACAAATATTCTCTGTGGTGTCCCTCTGTTCCCTCCGACGACTTGTCATGCTTGCTGGAATGTCTTTTCTCCTGTCTGTTGAACATACTTCTTCCTGTTGGGGCCATTGCTCAGAGAAGGCCGTCTCCCTGCTATTGTGTTTGGCAGGGCTGAAATCAAAGCATATGTCTGCAGGAAATGCACGTTCGACTTCTGTTTCCCTCTTCTCTTACAATTTACTTGCACAAACAATCAGCCCACACAAAAGTTTTTCAACTAGATCAGCTTCAGGATTTTTTGGCTCTCTCCCAGAAATGTGAAAATCTTCAAAGTGTTTATTAAACGCTATTTATATCCCCAAAAAGCCTTTTCCTATTTCTTGTGCGTTGAGCTCTTTTTTCAACCCGGTTTGTAGAATAATCCTTAAATGTGTGGTTTTAAGGATGTTAATACTCCGTTGGTTTCTGAGTTCTAAAGTTTAGTTCTATGATTAACCTTTTTTGACTGTAATGAGCTTTTCTCAGGATATAATCTGCAACAGCGGGGAGACAGAAGGATTGAGCTAATCCCTGGTTGTTGTGGCCATTGACTGTGAGTCCCTTTGTTACACCTGCAACAGAGCGCAGCTTCATCTGCATCATTTACAGAGGACAGGactgttttgacaaaaaaagaataaaaaaatcgaACGCCTTTTTCATCTCGTCCTTCTTTccgtttatctttattttctgcAGTAAAAAGGTTGAAGTCTTGAGCCCTCAAATTCGGAATGCTGCTATATTCCTTCTAAAATCCCTGGAGAATTTTCCAGGACGTGTCAAAATCCCAGCTAGTTTTTACGAGATTTGTCACATTATCCCCCACCTGTCAGCTTCAAACACAGAGCCTTCAGTAAAGGAACAAAATATCTGGACGGATCGTTTTCATGGCCTTTCGAGTTTTATGAAGTTTGTCCAAACGTGTTACACAATCTAATGGCttaaaaaacccaaactgcAGCCGAATCACGATTTATTTTGTGATTACATCATCAATGGGCTAAATTATTTGAGgggaaaaactaaacaaaaactttaaaatttcaACGCATGACAGCAAAGCAGACTAGCATGAGGAAATGCATTTTGTCAAACAACTCACTTTTTCTTGTCAAATAGCTTTCCttaaaccataaaaataaagattctagaaaaaaatgtagcaaCAGATATAAAATGCAATTGTCAGAAATAAGAAGTGAGAACAGAAATTTGAGAGTTTTTGatataaaaactttaaatgcaACAACCTTTGTAAAACAGCtcttaaaaacatctaaaataacgtgtcttttacaaaacaacaatttcAGAATAAGAGAAGCACAAAGTCTCCATTAAAGATGAGACTTAAATGTACTATGATGGTGTTAGCTCTGTGGACTGATCAACCTGCAATCAATCAACGGGTTGACCGCTGTTACCattatctttattttagtaaatcATGGCCCTATGATCACTTTTTCTCACTCAATTGTTGCTCACCTTGGTAGCATTTAGAGTGGTCACAATCACATAACAGTTGCATATATGATGCAAATTAAGCAAAACTGcatgaataaatataaattattaaTCTATGAgcagaaataaaccattttgctcagtttttccaaaataagaTTATTGTGTACAgtcaacacatttaaaaaatcattgtgGTTTGagggatgtcatctggaaaaACAGTCACATTCAGAGTGGGGAAAAGGTCATGAGTGATCTTACACTGAATGGAACTCAACAGAGAGCAAAACCTGAAGTCAGTTTCTATCAGCTCTAAACCCACTTATTGTCATGTCAACGAGTGGCAAACAGCCCTCATCATTGTGTTGTTTGGAACCAGGCTTGCAGCCAGAAGCGCATGTCCTGCCCTCATAAATCAAATGCCAATAAACCAGGtcaagttaaaaaatagacaaagGAAGTGTGTTTGGACGTTTCTCCTCTGTCCTAACAATAGAGAATAAGCACAGCAGCCAGCAGACCGGACCTTAAGCTTGGCCAAACCGCGGCATGGTGGGATGATTGGATGACCCCTGGAGCGTCTTGAAGGACCCTCCTGATTGGGATATCCTGTCTTTCAGAGACAACTTACTTTTGGAGACTTCTGGAGAGGGGACCTCTACCAGAGTTGCTGGAAGAGTAAAAGACAGACTTGTGCAGAAAGCAAAAGATTTAAGTTGATTTTTCATAACATATATGTGATTCCAGCAGCTGAACTGACAAACCTTTTGCCTCCTTTCCCCCCTTCTATCCCTCTTCTCCTCTGTATCTCTCAGGACGGCAGACCTTTCAAAGGCGTTTACACATGTTTGCCATCGTTAGTGGAGACACGTCGTTTCCGAAAGAGTGGAAGTGCCCAAGCTTTTGGTGACTCCGGATGTCGGTTAAGGAATCGTCCTCTTTACTGGGCACAAAGTGTCCCTTCATCCTTTCTCCTGTCCTCTGTATTATACATCCTGCCATCTCTCAGGTCTAAATGGAGGCCCTGTGATCCACAACAGGCCTGAGTCAGTTGAGAGTCTCAGCTGCACTAAAAACAAATTGCAGCATAACAGGTAACAAACATCTATACCAACAAAAGTTGAGGCGGCGCCGCAAGAAATGATTTGCAGGTTGTGTGTGAGTGACTTGAAGGTGAAGGAAAATATTCTTAAAAAATCAGGTTTAACAAGTGAAAGCTGATAAAAGAAACAGACGGTTTGTCAGTCTGCTGAATGCTTCTGGCCTTTTCAGTTTCAGAAAATCCGATTCAAGGGAAAACATGAAAGTGTGAAATTTAAGATATTTACACCGAAGTTCATCAGAACATAATGAAAAGAAAGTAAATAAGCTTGACGGTAAAAATaacttagtttatttttaaatgaaagaaaatataaatctCCAAGGCCCAAACTGCATATCtcagttaaaaaattaaaaagtaaaaagaatatttttatttcttgttttgttgttatcaACAGTTCTTAGGAGATCACAATTtattttagattgttttttaaattttgtctctGCAAGCAGCTTTCCTAGTATCATCATGTCACTATCTTTTGTGTCTTACTAACCATAAATCAGActgattttttctctctcccctGATGACACCTAGAATTTTTTGCACATTaatatatttgtctttccaaaGATAGcaatttccttcttttttttatttaacacattcAATTTTAGCACATATTTTGCAAACGTAAAGAATTGGGCCTTAAATGTGAGCGCAAGAACAATGATCTTTCTGAAAGTAAGAAATTGAGGATGAACATTCAGCAGATCCAGATCAAATGATATTTCAGGCTCTCACTTGTGTTCATTAAGCAGAGAAaggaaatttgttttctttttatttctattaaagGTGTAAGCCTCTGCTTACCCATTGTTGACACTTAGTTTATCACAATGCAGAGTGTTTACTTCAAACATTTCACATATTTACTCTTCCTCATATATTGTTCAAGGAAAATTTGGTACAAATTAAATGCATCAAGTGTTTTTTAGTCTTCAGTCACTCATCAAGAACTGTCTGCCAAATGTTCTGGATCATTCCTGAAACTCCTACATTTATCAGATAGCTGTAcaaaaagctgcaacagctgtTATACTTCATCAAGTGAAATCCtacattttcactttaaaaatataGAAGAAGAATCATATATAtgatatatgatcatatataaaGACCATGCAAATATTTCCacatcaaattttattttatcttaataCATTGCAGGGCACCACTGTTTGCAGACATCTGTAATGTGATTGTGGTTCTGTACATTTTCAGTAAAGTCTTTCAGTAGAGGACACACAACTTGTGTAATTGAGATATACTTACAAATGCTGACTAAAGATCACACATAAAAAGCATTGTGAAGCAGGAATGACGTCTCTATTCTTAGTGACTTACATGCAATCCCAAAGACATAATGCAGAACTATATTTGACTTTAAATGACAGCAGAGCCTGTGAGAAGGAGAAACATGCTTTAAATCATCCACCTGTCAGATAGCATTAATAGCAGAAgttgtatatatatttaatagCTATATATAACAAAGATAAATACAATTTGGACAACAGGTTTAGAAGAGGCCTGAGAGCAAACAATAGCCAATAGTGACACCTGGTGGAAGAATTATCACCCGGAACTAATATTTGGTGTCGGAGTTATTACGAAGACGGACCAGCAAACTGAGGCCTGTTTTGAAGCCGAAAATTTCCTCGAACCAATCCTCTAAAATCAAGTTTAAGTTTAGTTTCTTTATTGTTCTGTCGGTTAGACCGCGGTATGGTGTCCTGCAGACAGGTCCGCGTATGGAAGTACGTGGAGGAAGGCAGTTGTCTAAAGTTAAAATCGTATCTGCGGAAGCACCGGGACCTGGACCTGAACTTCTCCCAGGGAAAGAGACAGAGGAGCCCGCTGCACTTGGCCTGCTCCCTGGGTGACGACGCCGTGCTTCGGCTGCTGCTCCAACATGGAGCCGATGTCCTCCAGACGGACCGCCGGGGAGACACTCCTCTGCACACGGCGGCTAATAGGGCTCTGAAGCTCGGCAAGAGAGGTGAGGGATCGGGCTTTAAGAATTTTATAcatgaatgttttgttttattttaaccctttgttttgttttgtcttagcTTATGATGATCTGGTCGTGCCTCTCAAAAAAGCATGTCCGGAAGCTTTGAATGCTTCAAACAGGACTGGGGTCACACCGCTGGACCTGCTGAGCTGGATGAACATGAAGCAGTCAGAGGTAAACACCACTTTGAAACGGGAGCCAATAAAACTACAATGATGACTGCTGCCTGCCGGGTTCTATTTAATATGACCAAACATCAAAAtcaatttagaaaattaaaaacaacagaaacacacatacaACAAATCAAATACTAGTGGTTGATATGAGTTGTTcccttttgcattttcatttttgatcaaTTTAAGTGCAGTAGAATAAAAACTGCTGAAGACGAGGGTTAATTTTCGCCTGTTTTCTCATGGCAACAGCATCTACTATCCCGTTATCACGAGAAAACATCACAATTTTTTTCCTGATAAAAGACCAAGTCCCAAGTGACGTGCAGTTCTTCCATCCTGCAACTCTCATGCATCATTCTGTTACCATGGAGACAGTCTGGTCCCCTCATCATTTTGACCCATGAAATTGACAACCGCAGGATCACTGAACTGTACCTGCCGCGCCAACCTTCTCCTCAAATGACGATGACTGCTTTGGACGTTGTTTATGACCGACAACATCAGCACAATCTCCACTGGAGTTAGACCACGGTTAAAGTAATCGATTATAAATCTATCATTTCTTCTAGCATTCCACattttctctgacaaactgaTTTCTTTTGCTGcagattgttaaaaaaaaaaaaaaaactcccaaaagtATGTGCTTCCTTATGATAATGACATCTACAATGTTATGatcactagaaaaaaaaactgttttttcattATAGTTGATTTGATCACAAGAAAATGGGCAAAAAAATATAGCAAGGTTGGCTTTTCTCGACTTCAGTTATAAACAGATCTccttatgaaaaattattttaaaaggggTTTGATTTTTAATAACCTGTTTCTCTCAATATGTACAATTTACCGATTTttactaaaacattaaaaactaagtccagaggGATACTCCAAAAAGTATTTGGtgtttgtgcaacaccaacagatGAAATCCTTCCAAACAATATTCACATACATGCATTTATTGAACAGATGATTCACAAATTCCATATGAATATGCTGCTGGGTTTTATAACAGGAGTCCCATCATGTTCAGTGGCAACGGTGACAAAATTATGCAATAATAGTAGatcatgttgtgtgttttgatttgaaaacacaatttctttatGGTTGTTTCTACGTTTCAACTCTACATTTCATATAGTATCATAGTTTTAGTCCAAACTTCCACAGGAGCTCTGGTCATTTATGATCAGATCAGGTCTTcatgtgtaaaaaacaaaaactgctgtTCCCTGATGGTTGTAGTAAGTAAGGTATTATAATCTCCAGCACAAATTCAACACATTCTATTAAAAATAAGGTAAACAAAATTTATAAACGacaaaatttagtttttatttcattaaggAATGTCCTTCAGTTTATTTTAGATCAAGTTAATAAAGACAGTAGACGCAGTTCTAAATGTCAAAATCCCTTATAACACCTTATATTgacataaagttttttttttttttttttttactaattgctgctgtttaaataaattgaatttatCAGGGTGCAGAAACTATTGGCCGTCCTCAGACCGACCCTGAAAAGGAGTGGATGGAGAAGCTATTTGGCGAGTGCGAAGACGAGTTTTGTGAAAACTTTGGAGCTTATGATGGTAAACGCTTGAAgtctatttttaaatgtaacttaATTGTTCTGAATTTTAACTGtactcttttcttcttttttttttactttagctgatgattttcttcctgttgatgaagatgaggaggactTTGGGGATTGGGCTGAACGTATAAGGAGAGAGTATTTTTCTAAGAAGCATGCTGAAGCGCAGAAACTGGCAGCGAGGTGGAAAACGCAGAAGAGCGGGCAGAGAAGAGAGCAGAAAGAGGAAAGTCACAAAGACCTGCACGAGAGGCTAAAAAGAGAACACGAGGAGTATCTGGCTCGAGCAGCACAGAAGGAAGAGCAAACGCGGCAAGGAAAGAAGCGTTGTTACGAGGAGAGGTGCGCCGCTACTTTCTCTGACCCATCCTCATCGAGCAGCACCAAGCTGAGCTACTCCGACATCCCTTGGCCCGCTCCTAAAGGCACAGTGCAGGAGATGGTGGATGTGATGCTACACGGCGTGGACAGAAAGAATGTGGGGGTGTTTCGGAAAGCGCTCCGGAAGCAGCAAACCCTCTGGCATCCAGATAAATTTGTCCAAAGATGCGAGGCTCGGTTGGAGGAGAAGGACAGGAAGCGGATCCTGGATACGGTCACGGCTCTGTCTCAGGAGCTCAACCGATTGGCTCAGAGTTTGAAGTAGTAGTACCAGCTAGTTGCGCCACAGAATCaacaaatgcttttttggaGGGATATTTTATTTCAGATGTTGATAAAACTGTGTACAGGACGCACCTGtgtgatttatttaaataattcctttaaatcataaaaaatgttttaaatgtggttCAAGTTTGgaaatctataaaaaaataagcaaacatttgtttttcttttatttggtcTCAGTTATCCAAAGAAAATATAAACCTTAAACTTGTGGATGACATTTATGATATTGTGTTGAGTCATGGTGCATCAAAAACACAGCTACCTGTTgtaatttacaaattaaattaggctttcattttgaaataataaaaatataaaaataaattcctaaagtacacaaaaaggatttttttttaagtaagtgGAAAACGTCTATGGAAAGGATCGAAGAAAATGATGCGCTAGTTGCCAGGTTTGTGAATAAACCCCCTTAACAAATCGAATATTAAATTGTAAGCAATTTAGAAAATCGTAATTATGAAGCGTCAGACACAAGATAAGCTTAAAATGTGCAAATAGGTTATAACTTAATCAAAGGTAATTGGTAGCCAAATTGATTACTAAAGCAGGATTTCTGCCCAATGCATGTTTTGTCAGCCTACTTTTGACTTTAGTATTGCAATAGTGTCGTTACTACAATATTATTTGCAACTTtgttaaaagaagaagaaattaagggatttaaaaataaataaatacaatttcagACAATAAAATTTTACTCCCCCTTGGCTTTAGGTGGCTATTCTTCATGAAGTAAATCGGCTTATTCCCGAGCAGAAGACCAGACCTGGCAACCCGTGGACGCAATCTGTGTCAATTGCTAGGCGACGTAAAGGGAATAAAGGCCGTAGCCTATTTCTGACTGGGGGGCTTATTTTTAACGAGTGAGGCTGACTCTGCGGCCTCGCTTACTGACGTGGCGGGTTGATAATTCATTTTCTAGTTTGCCTGCTCGCTTCTGTCCACGCTGCGTGCCGTGTTACCCTATTGTTGTAGTTTTTCCCTTGATAATAATGACAGGTGTTGAAGGTAAAAAGCCGACAGGATGATCATGACGTCTTTCTCTTCGGCTACTCGACGCAAAAATGTGCACCAGGAtggtttgtgtctttgttttcatcttgttttttgAATAGTCATCGCAGGAGGaaaggacaagaaaaaaaacggagTGGCTGTCAGAGCCAGAATGAGGATCTTTTCCTAAAATCGTCATTATCGGTTGATGATAACTAATCCTCGGTGGAGGGGAGTTGTAGTTTGGTGGAATGGTGTGATGTGGCGTCGGAGTTCACAGTGATCAGAACAGCAGGCTGCAGACAGATTACCAGGGGAGGGCTGCGCGTCTGGCAGAGATAAAGATGGTGTTTCGGAGCGAGGAGATGTGCTTGGCGCAATTGTTCCTGCAGTCCGGCTCAGAATATGACTGCATTAGTGAGCTCGGAGAACTGGGGCTGGTCGAGTTTAGAGATGTGAGTATAACgatgtttatttttagtctATCTAGCCGtggaaaagttaaagaaaaaaacacttaatgTGTATTAAATATTCAGTTAATAACAGGTGCATATTCCCATAGAAGAGTTGATTTATGGCCCCATTATTGAACAGGCATTCACCGCAGACACCTGACTTAAGATGCTCTCCTGCTTTCAGCTCAACCCCAGTGTCAGCTCTTTCCAGCGGCGCTTTGTCAGCGAAATCAAGAGGTGTGAAGAGATGGAGAGGATTCTGGGTAAGACAGCTGCCGACCACCTGGGATTTGGGGTACACACCTTGATCGTGAAGAGTCTGTGTGCTGGAATCTGCAGTGTTTTCCATTGTAGGGACCCCAGGGACCCCAAACCTTAGGGGCCACACTCACACCTTGAGGGTTTCATCACAGTTGAAGGAATTTgactaaaattatgttttttttgcattcaaataAAGCACAATGCAAAACTGCGAGATGCGATTTTCTGCTCATTTAAGCAGCTTTTTGATGCtgtaatatatttaaaaatgaataatcttTGCCATCTTTCTTTTGAGATACAAAACCCCacttttcattcaaattctttgtcaacaaatgcaaaatatgtaggttttcctttttttattctttaagcCATCAGCTattcttttagattttaaaagataaataccTCAGCTCtttctctgctgctgcaaaaAAACTCTCACTTTTTGTCAGGTTTCTTGCTCTTAAGACatttgatgctgctgttttcTTACTGTTCTTTTACCTTTGTTTTACCTTTGttaacaatattttatttttaaataaaaaaatctacaagAATCAGCCATCTTTGCGATGGAATGGctgcaattaaaataaaatgcgcATAAATTACCTTGAGGGCCAGAGGTTTGACATCTTTACCTGAGAAGTTTTTAATTGGTTTACTTTGACCGGCTAAGAAAATAGCCACGACATGTTTTCAAATAAGAGAGTTTACTTCAAAATGATATTACTCAAGTAGAAATGATTAATACACATAATTACTGTAGTATTAAAAAAACTACTACCCATTTATagactaaaaaaaatctgaatcaagcaaagaaaaaatacaaattcttGTATTTCCAGATtctcaaataaaaataactaaattaaactttcacTGTATTCTAGTCTTCTGCAAAAACACGGTTTTGACTGGTGTGGAGAATAAAATAGGCATgctttatgtttaatttttgcagaaatgaacatattttttaGCACATCCTGATCGATTTgggacttttttaaaatttgaactAAGATTAAGACCAAATCTGTTCCATTTTTTGAGAAAagtaaaagtgaaagaaatttGGATCAGGGGGAAAGTATGATGCACCCAAACTACAGCAATTTTTACAACGAGTGATTTTGGTGAATGTAAGTATTTATTGCTTGTTTATACTCACTTGTGACTTCTAAACTTGCACTGTAATTTCTATAAACTCTcaataaatctatatttttgAATGTGAATGCAGGTTATCTTCTGAGGGAGATTCACAAGGCTAGACTAGCCGTTCCAGAGGAGGATCAGAGCCCACTGGCTCCTCCACCCAGACAGGTCCTTGAGATCATGGTAAGTGTTCCAACCGTCTCTTTAGTCAGCTTGTTTGTAGTGCTCAACAAATATGTCCAACAGCATGaagatttcattttgtttaccattcatttgttattttttacacTATGAAATCCATATACAcatgtttgctgttgtttttaattttcctaaatgcagcttttttaatCTAGGAGTTGCTAGGCAACCATCTTAAATTATCGTTCCAGTTAGATCGTCTGCTTATTTAATCAATCCGCCTTTCCTTTATGAATAGGGACACCAGGTCATGGTGTAGATCAGGGGTCCTCAAACTACGGACCCGGCCCGCCCACCCATTTGACCCGGCCCCCTGAACGATACCAGTTtgcattctttttattttagcctGGCCACGTGATCGAGACTCATGGAAGCAGTGGAGTGGCCACCCCACGCCACTTAACTGTGGTAGCATCAGTTATgcatttcatcccaaatgcacagccagcagGCGGCAAGTCGCTCTGATCACTTAAACCTGCTGCCTTTGCGTGCGCAGACATCTAAAGCTGAAGACGAGCTGCTGGATGCAGAACACGGATAAGACGGTGAGGCTgatcttccttcggggttcacttccgcgTTCGAACCCTCATCAGAGCCTCAGAGCGGTTAAACACAAGAACCAGTCTCAGTTCTTCAAGAGgaactttctttattattttttccttaactCCAAAACGGCAACTGACCACACGTGTATGCACTCCACATTCTCACAcacgctgcccccccccccaccccactcccTTCCTGCACCCCTGCAAGCCCAGAAAAAGCAGTTTCAGCACATATTATACATGTGCTGATTATTAgaattggtttttttttgtgatgaccTCTGTGGCTTTCAGTTTACATTTAGgcacactttttctgttttaaactgaCCTTGGCCTccgatcagagaatggaaacgtcATGTGGCCCTCGCTGGGaaaagtttggggacccctggtgCAGATGGACCCTCCCTCatattctccttttttaaagtgACTTAACTTAACCCCTTCACAAAATACCATTGAATCCAGGACTCTACTTAATTTAGCATAGCCTCGAATGGAAAAAACCTCAAGGAAGTTGGAAATAATCCTGAGTAGTTGTCACCTTAAttatgtttagtttatttttgtgtgttttgtcataaaaaatggCTATTGAAATAAAACGGTTAAAAGCTGAAGATTTCTCGAATATTTTCAGgggaattatttatttttttaatgtagaggGTTTTAATGTAAGGGAAATTTGAGAACATTCTTTGTACAATTCATTAGTTTGAATTTTCACGAgtaatttttgcatttttctttctgttttctcacattttttttgaaaaatgtctcCTATCAGCGTTCTACATTGGTCCAGACCTGCGCTTAATATTTGAAGAGCTTTTCTGTTTATGAAAAGGTTGCAGCCACA
Proteins encoded in this region:
- the LOC101170033 gene encoding apelin receptor B; translation: MEPTEDPSEYYDYGENASSSMCDYSEWSPSYSVIPVLYMLIFILGLSGNGVVIFTVWRAQGKRRATDIYIGNLALADLTFVVTLPLWAVYTAMGYHWPFGTALCKISSYVVLLNMYASVFCLTCMSFDRYLAIVHSLSRTQLRTRGHIRGSLIAIWLLSCLLAAPTLLFRATKYDFETNRTSCAMDFSFVMATKEQENVWVAGLSISSTAFGFLLPFLAMMVCYCFIGCTVTRHFNTLRKEDQRKKRLLKIITTLVVVFAACWIPFHLVKTADALSYLDLFPVTCDFLRFLLLAHPYSTCLAYINSCLNPFLYAFFDLRFRSQCLCLLNLKKLMHASSPSSLSSQKTEAQSLGTKV
- the nfkbil1 gene encoding NF-kappa-B inhibitor-like protein 1 translates to MVSCRQVRVWKYVEEGSCLKLKSYLRKHRDLDLNFSQGKRQRSPLHLACSLGDDAVLRLLLQHGADVLQTDRRGDTPLHTAANRALKLGKRAYDDLVVPLKKACPEALNASNRTGVTPLDLLSWMNMKQSEGAETIGRPQTDPEKEWMEKLFGECEDEFCENFGAYDADDFLPVDEDEEDFGDWAERIRREYFSKKHAEAQKLAARWKTQKSGQRREQKEESHKDLHERLKREHEEYLARAAQKEEQTRQGKKRCYEERCAATFSDPSSSSSTKLSYSDIPWPAPKGTVQEMVDVMLHGVDRKNVGVFRKALRKQQTLWHPDKFVQRCEARLEEKDRKRILDTVTALSQELNRLAQSLK